A part of Ziziphus jujuba cultivar Dongzao chromosome 8, ASM3175591v1 genomic DNA contains:
- the LOC107434159 gene encoding 23 kDa jasmonate-induced protein encodes MGDGLFGNPITNSTLEGLPDYVDKKNIERKDRARVALNMKNAEEKSVRAGQYLQNMKEQCNGDLGGTLCLLYNATGDPIRYVTNKDFYEGHVGPTPYPIEIANGQWAAFLHVPKSTKSPYSVGAIVYRGKDPRGVDCDWMVSWDNATDKETYRTKVYSEVREKDYFFSCDWEAIYKKTQVSGVCHDGVKDANNRHGCSLSASIGNSRFPHTCCSIHPARRLIYYYSSIRYQYP; translated from the exons ATGGGAGACGGTTTGTTTGGTAACCCCATCACAAACTCAACTTTAGAAGGACTGCCTGATTATGTAGATAAGAAGAATATAGAACGCAAAGACAGAGCTCGTGTGGCTCTCAACATGAAGAATGCAGAGGAAAAGAGTGTGAGAGCTGGCCAGTATCTGCAGAACATGAAGGAACAATGTAATGGTGACCTTGGGGGAACACTTTGCCTACTCTATAATGCTACTGGGGATCCTATAAGGTATGTTACCAACAAGGATTTCTATGAAGGACATGTCGGACCAACTCCATATCCAATAGAGATTGCCAATGGACAATGGGCTGCCTTTTTGCATGTTCCAAAATCGACTAAGTCTCCTTACTCTGTTGGGGCTATTGTGTATCGTGGAAAGGACCCAAGAGGGGTTGATTGTGATTGGATGGTGTCATGGGACAACGCTACTGATAAAGAAACGTATAGAACCAAG GTATATTCGGAGGTCCGTGAAAAAGACTACTTCTTCAGTTGCGATTGGGAggcaatatataaaaaaacgcAGGTTAGCGGCGTTTGTCATGATGGCGTTAAAGACGCAAACAACAGGCACGGATGCTCCTTATCTGCATCCATTGGTAATAGCAGATTCCCCCATACTTGTTGCAGTATTCACCCTGCAAGACGTTTGATTTACTATTACAGTTCAATCAGATATCAATATCCTTAA